One genomic window of Salvia miltiorrhiza cultivar Shanhuang (shh) chromosome 4, IMPLAD_Smil_shh, whole genome shotgun sequence includes the following:
- the LOC131021501 gene encoding uncharacterized protein LOC131021501 encodes MEIEKRQPEIGKKAWNIVRVMVYMMRRSNAKRKMMVELNSLMKKGKNASKALSKLILHHHHHYSCRSNDVNASFVSPRDYEFSCSNTPLPKRKKHGQHYQAEELKVMHKVLGILSRYEEVEASPAGGVDKDAEEFINKFYRELKKQRPIDALATPSPYHQWAT; translated from the coding sequence aTGGAAATTGAAAAAAGACAACCAGAAATAGGCAAGAAAGCATGGAACATAGTTAGAGTAATGGTATACATGATGAGGAGAAGCAACGCGAAGAGGAAGATGATGGTGGAGCTCAACAGTCTTATGAAGAAAGGGAAAAACGCAAGCAAAGCCCTAAGCAAGCTgatcctccaccaccaccaccactacTCGTGCCGATCCAACGACGTCAACGCCTCCTTCGTGTCGCCCCGAGACTACGAGTTCAGCTGCAGCAACACCCCTCTGCCGAAGCGCAAGAAGCATGGGCAGCACTACCAAGCCGAGGAGCTGAAAGTGATGCACAAGGTGTTGGGTATCCTAAGCCGCTACGAGGAGGTGGAGGCGTCCCCGGCGGGCGGGGTCGACAAGGATGCCGAGGAGTTCATCAACAAGTTTTACCGAGAGCTCAAGAAGCAGAGACCTATAGACGCCTTGGCCACTCCGTCGCCGTATCATCAATGGGCTACCTAA
- the LOC131021502 gene encoding uncharacterized protein LOC131021502, which translates to MNSIKPHSLRCQLTPPVKSRIFTDNNRINIFAGRGRRLALKASGDGAEKKTERRSFLTLEEAGLVEISGLSSHERFLCRLTISSLNLLRVISEQEGCKIEELNAGRVCDWFLKDKLKREQNLDAVLQWDDSELML; encoded by the exons ATGAATTCAATCAAACCACACTCCCTACGCTGCCAATTAACTCCACCGGTAAAATCTCGCATTTTCACGGACAATAATCGGATAAACATCTTCGCCGGCCGGGGAAGGAGGCTGGCGTTGAAAGCCAGCGGCGATGGGGCAGAGAAAAAAACCGAAAGGCGGAGTTTCCTGACACTGGAAGAAGCCGGTTTGGTCGAGATTTCCGGCCTCAGCTCGCACGAGCGCTTTCTATGTCGACTAACG ATATCATCGTTGAATCTGCTTCGAGTGATATCGGAGCAGGAAGGGTGCAAAATAGAGGAGCTGAACGCGGGGAGGGTATGCGATTGGTTCCTCAAAGATAAGCTCAAAAGAGAGCAAAATTTGGATGCAGTTCTGCAATGGGATGATTCTGAATTAATGTTATGA